TATAGGTCGTTTTCAGACACATATATATAGGTCGTTTTCATACGTCGTTTTcagacacacatatatatatataggtagttttcagacacatatatatatatataggtcgtTTTCATACGTCGTTTTCAGACACACATACAAAATATCGAAATAACAAAAGATAAccattaaatgtatattttaagaaaaaaaaatccaagattGAAAGATTACTTGTAAATAGtatgctataactttgtttcaatAAATATATGCAGCCTAACAACTGTCTTGGATTTACTACGACGTAGTAATtgtgccattttttttattttaagtaatcGCGTTTGAATGATGGGGATGAGTTGTTGGAAAGTTTCTTTGTCTAGTTAAAACCGAGTTAAAACTCTCGCTACACGAGGCATCTCTATTCTAACCGAACGTGGCTCCGTATTTGTACATCCCGAATAGTATGAATGTCGTCcctctttgtttttattttttatatgatgtTTGGGTATAGATAATAAAGACGTTGAAATAAATCACTTTGAAAAATTAGAAACATCTTTGAAGGGCCCTTTATAACTGATACTCAGCAACACGCCGTTTCAATTCGGAGCAGAACTATTTGATATAggcattattttttgtattccaTTTCCATGTAATCCTTTATTCTAATCATATTTTGAACAAAAACCAAAAGGTTATATACGTtcattatgttatatatatatatatatatatatatgatggtcAAAATAGTAGATATATACTGACTATCAGAAACACATCTTGACTTGGCTATAGGTATTGTTTATACGGATTAGCACAAACGCTTTGGCATCTTCAGCAAAAATAAACGTGTCAGGCAACCTCATCCTACAACCATGTGCTTCATAACTTCTGTTCTGGCATAACATTCTTATAACTTCATTATTATTGATTTCATGAGAGCCGGAAACTATTCACCTTATTGCTTCTACTTTTAAAATTATCGTTTTGACATTTCATTTGCCAATAAACTATTCTTAAATTTGGTTCTATTGCAATATGTAcaagaaataaaagtttattaCATTATTACAATAAGTGTTGGCTTTCATTTTACTCTGGTACAAATGTGTTTTACAGAAATGGTGAATATGAGTAGCTTTCTTCTGGTACTTTAAAACTGAAATTTTGCTCGATATGACGTGACgtaaaattttgtcaattttccaAAGTTTAAAATAACTCTGGATGATATCCTAATGAAGAATTCGTTACTTTTTCAGAAACTTTTAAACGTTTTCTCCTGAACTAATCTGTTAAATAAAATCTGtatctgattgaaaaaaaaaaacaattaagagAGAATTAAGCTACATTccttttcactcattttcattttttcgaAATGACTAACAAAGATATTAAATGTAATTGGTACTATTAACTTTTATCTTGAATGTCAAGAATCGTTGACTATACGACACAGTTCAATTAAACtctataaatgttgaaaataaaataaatttggaaatctaaatttttattacaaatCATTACATCTTAATAATTAATAGTTGAGTAATAAAGTATATAGAAATTTGTTGGAATTACtgaaaatcttataaatttgTAACCTTGTTTTTACGCACTCTTGGGAGAGTAGCAACTTAAACTGTAATGGAGCAAATCCATTCTGTCGTTTAAATTAAATATGAATCATAATGGCTAGAAGTTATTCCTTTATCGCATCCGAATCAAAACATCAAAGAGTTTACGGAGCTGATGCATGGTCGGGTATCCGAGGGAAGAAATCTCAGTTGTCTTTTTGTGGCTGATTTAGATGTGTAATCGATTAAACCAATCTTGACACGGCCCCTGGTGCGTTACTCGTGGCGATTACAAATTGAATATTACTGACATTTGCTTACATAAACAAATAACTGTTAATCATAATAATCCCAATACATCAAAAACTATAGAGAAATCAGTGTGTAGATTATATTTGCTCTCCCTTTCAACTTCTCAGTTGTAATGGTGCGTTGCTGTGGTGGTCTTGTGTTGTTCGTGTGTTGCTTTTCTGCCTCAGAGGTTAGAAACCATTGGAAAACGTGTCGCGTCTATAAACTATCATTaaatgcaattttttaaaataccTTGAATAAAATTGCAATACGGTTTCTGGTTAATAtcaaatattgaaattattttaattttctctgtTTCGTTAAAATTAGATTGAAAAGTGCAGAATGCTTGACATTGAATATAAAATGGTGTGTGTCTGTTTGactgttaaataaaaatatcgaagcttttattttttcaaatatgttttcgTCAAAAAGATAGAGCAACCCAACAGCTCAAAAATAACAAATGCTTTTttcttctatacaccaaatactGTTTAACGAAAAACTActtaataaaaatacaaacatgaATCAAAACAAGAATTACATAGAACAACACCAACCAATAACTCCGAAAAGAGTGTAAAACAACAACGAACAACACTTTCGAGATAGCCGGGCTTGGTATAGGCATAAAATGTTTAAACCAATACTTCATATGTCTCGTTCAAATGTCTTTACTAAAATCGTATGATGTTGTTAGGTTTTCCAAACTGGCTGTTTTTTCTCaccaatatttgaaataaagtatGTGCCGTAATCATTCATTTGTATCTTTCGTGTACTACCAAAGGTGTATCTACTATAGATCgtatacatatataatacatcaatAGATTTATATGTATAACTTTGTCACAAAACAAATTACAGACTTTCCCCTTAAAGGGATTTTTCACACTCCTGATCCCTATCTAATGTAAACACCAGCATATTTCGTTTGATTGAGTATAGCTATGTAATTTTACATGCATTTATTTAGACATCAAAAGTGTAAAATACCGTTAATTTTTTGATGGTTGATTTCATCGATCGaaagacagagagagagagagagagagagagagagagagagagattttaaattttatatttaatctcCATGGGTTCAAATATTGTCTATAAGCACTTGTATTTGCGGCTATATGAATAGTTGCTGCAtgtatttaaatgtatatatattgtgtcatttgaATATATAGGACTGAACCATATATATTGATTCAGAAAATTTatcattatataaacatttgCTGTTTCGTTGGAAAACTTAATTTATATCAAAGTTTAATAACACAAATTACTGATTGCAGTTCTGGTCAAATAACAGCCGTAGGTGCGAACAGTTATTTACAATATAATAATCTACATTAAATACGGACATCACGTTTAAttcgtatatattttttttcttcaaaatgatgGCACGAAACTTTAATTTTCACATGACCCTCAGTATATGAactatttgttataatatttatgtatatagaTAGAGCTTCAATGTTGATTTAGGCCTGAGGAACCAGTTCACACGACTGATACCAATCTGTAACATGTTCGTTaaaatcttcaaatattttgtcaaattgatTGATCATGTTTATATTTACGTAGTTACATCAAAGTGTAAAAATACCGTTACAATTGATTACATATTACGAGTATCATTATGTAGATGTGTATCTTCCTCAAGATCAGATAAGTGTGTGCAATATGGCTAAATATACaccatttttcattaatttgattACTTGTTGTATTTGAATTAACAAAAATGTTTCTGTATTAAAATGAAATCATTGTAAAACTATACATATATCCCTACtgttttaaagtaaacaaaaactgaaaaaaaatatttatactatTCTGTAAGActctttgtttttaatataaaggCATTCCTTGCTTTTATCTGTATTTTCTGTAGTCTAACTTCGAACTTAAAAACCAATTAACACTAATTCCATTTAACCTATTCTATTCTGTGCTAATGGAATGTGAAAATGTTGACGGGTTCGCCACTTTTATTCCCTACTTCAAGAAAAGTCGGTGCAACTAAAAAGTTCCATTAACAGAGATTAAAACACATCAATCCACCTTTGATATTTCTCTGCGAGAAGAAAAGTAGTTCCATTGTTTCACATAATGCCTTTAACGTTCGTATTAAATATAGAGTAACATACAATTGAAAACTTCAAGATAATATAAGTACAGGGATTATCATACTTTTAACGTTTACGATTCTTTTCggaaatgatataaaataaattgttatgATTTTACTTATCAAAGGTGAAAATCGTGCATAAAATAGGGTTGAAATCTGGACGAAACAAATAGAACGTCTTCTCATTCCTCTGTGTCAACATCGTTCGTGTTCACAGATAAAAGGGAAAGTAGATTTTATCTGTCTCATATCGCGCAAATTTGTCTCTAAAgataatataatttgtttttaataggCAGGGTTCTGAAAAGCACCTTTCCGATAAATTCCGGAATTCGGTGGTTGTACCCGTTTACGGTGGAATGTAAACCACAAAAGTTTCGCAGTCGAAGAAGAAAAAGTGATCAAGATGAGATTCAGTTCGTTTTATGTCGCCTTCTTGTCTCTATTGAACGTTATCAATTTAGAAGCAGGCCACGAGTCAAAATCTTTTTATGTGGATACGAAAACAATAATAAAGAATGCTCAAACGGTTAAGTTTTTTCGTGTGAAGGCGGACTCTTTATCTATACCGTCTTTCAGACTGATAATtgtcgtaaatataaaattttcatatagGTGTAAAACGTTTTACCACCTTTCAACTTAAATAATTTTAAGTCAATTGTATTAAAAATCGGTAAATAATTGCTGTTATCCTTGTCAGATTTGGTCATCTCCATGTAATAAGTCTTCATTTCACTTCTTAACACCTGATGGTCGCCGTTATTCCGGACAAAGTCAAGATAAAAGTTTTATTGTTGTAATTTTATggtataatttgtattttatattttcttgtttGTATTTTAATCAGTTCAATAAAATACAGATTATTAAATCTAGTACTACCGGATTTTGAACttgtttgaaaattgaaaaaaaaactttagttacatacattttcatttatttattaatttcaaacGTATATCAGACAATAAATAAAAGTCATGTTCAACTTTAATAAGTAATAAGTACAACCATTATATAGTTCTATCTAATTGAAGTTTCTTAATAAATGACACAATGCGACAGGCAAAATTTTAacgttcatttatttttcgtaaaAAAAATGACGCACGGGGTCAATTCCTGACTTTGGAGGAGAAAACCATTGttctattatttaatttttttgatgcattatttttttttttatttctaacataAAATAATCTGTTTGTATCTTAGACCGGGGACTATTTCTATGTTCACTAAACTCGGAGCAATCATTTCCAGCATCCGAAGTTTGCTAAGTTGAGGGTTTGTAAAAGCATTATCACTGAGATAGATAggcatttttgagaaaaaataaatttccGTTCGCGGAGAAGTTCTCAAAACAAAAAGTATGATCTGTATACAAAGAGGATATATTAAATGAATATTACGGTGTACTACTTTTGAGCTTAACCTTATTAtgtttctgaaattttcagaaatacAACATTTATTGCAGCCGTAACCTTTTCTGACGcgtgaaaatatcaaaaatcaatatttgatatttgtttgacACTGTGATAAAGATCCGATAATTCTGACATCTACGAAGTCAGACGTGTCATCCGTGTATTGCATTATGTCAATACACCTATCAACCAATTTAATTATCTTGCACGTATGTATGCGATAATTAAAGATAAGATTTTAATCATTTGGAGACCAATTTCACATTTTCATAGCCCAGAGTACCGTGTGTCAATAATTTCATTATTACATGGCATAGTATTTGTAAACAGTTTCGTCCTGCTTGCACAAGTCTCACAATCTGGATGTATGTATGTAATTTACTATATATCAGCTTACTACACGGGTTTTTgcaagaaaacattttttgttattttttctgttCTGCGACATAATTATTAAAGATAGTCGTGTAACATAATGTTGAAAATTAACGTCGGTAGCATGtattactttgtttgattttgagaTAAAACTGTTACCTCTAAAGGTGTTATCCTAATTAATGGATAACTATTTGTATAAACAATGTTAATCCTTATCCTGTAAACAAACGGCTTAATCCaaacaatttaataattttataattttattaggaCAGAGTATAATTCGTAGTAGATCATTAAAACAAGTTTATCTCATGATTTTAACGGTTTTTGtaacaatattattaaaattcCTAATCCGTATCATAAATCCATCGCAATCTGACTATAGAACTTCTTTCCAGTCTTATGTCTATGTACACAGGTTGTGATACGAATTATTAACTGTCGTCAATGTGAAGCTTAAATAAGAGTACTAATTAAAGAAAAGGTTAAAAGACAAGAAACGTCATACCTCGTGTGAAAGGGGGAGACTTAACAAAACAACACAACGGTTATGAAAAAAACCGGTTATTTTAACTCAAGAAAAAGGAATGAACAACCCAAATCATATTTATCAACACTTGTCTAAGgacaatttttttgttgttgtctaaaTCTTTATTAATTGTCCAAATCATACATATAAATGATCCCTCACTCTCTTCTCGTGCCACTatatatatgtgttatagtagtgcCCCTCCTCCCTCTCTCTTAATAGGTTTGTTTGATACCAAAGAAATAAAAGAGTATCCCAACTTTTTAATTTAAGCTTTATATACATTTAAGaattcaaattgattttatttacacACATCGtcaattatattattaaaaaataatcattttggTATATGTAGGGAAAAGACAACGTTAACTTTTATCTTTAACGATttattccattaaaaaaaatacagtacatatagaaatataatttataaatcaaaacagcTTAACTATTCTCCTTTTGATTATTATTTCGTATACTGCTTTTAACATTTGCAATAATTTGTCAGGAACAACTCAGAAAAAaagataattgtaaaataaacacCTGTATATTTATTTAACAATTTGCGGTGGGCAATATATGACAACTGCATCTCAATTAGAGCGAGATTTGGCTGTCGATGGATTTTTTCATGTCATGATTGACTTACGAGACAATCTATGTTTATTCATATTCTTTTTCCTTTATCTTGTTTTTGTTTAGTACTATTACTCGCGCATCAATGAATTACTCTTAGCACGCCCCTAGTGGATAAATACGCCAGTCATGTGTGGTAGTTCTAATTCTTGCGTTGGCCAATCACAGGGAAGGATCGAACAAGCTGAGAATTAAGTTGTAGTTGTATTTTCTGATATCATTTAATACGCGATTTCTCTTGTGAGAAATAGGACATCATCTtaagattttaattttgtttttcttcatttgtttgttttaaacaaaatagtcaaAATTCCACCTTCAAAGATCGACGTGATGACGGCGGACTCGCAACAGCCGACGCTACATCCGAACAGTAAGttcatatacatacatacatatttctgcataataaacaaatttatttttaattaattagttAATGagttaattaattaaaaaaaataaaaaatatttaaagcatATCTGTTAATTTTCAGAGAGAAGACGGGTTTCCATGTGTGTTGGTTGTGGTTCCCAGATACATGACCAATTTATTTTGCGTGTAGCACCGGACTTGGAGTGGCATGCATCTTGTCTAAAATGTGTCGACTGCAGTCAGTTTTTGGATGAAAGCTGTACTTGTTTTGTAAGAGATGGGAAAACATACTGTAGGAGTGACTACGCTCGGTAAGTAAATAAACATGAACAtattaaatatatgatatatttcaTCTCAACAATGTATATTGATACCTAGTAGTATTTAACATCCTTGTATACTTCTTTTTATAACTTATTTGTTCTTTATCATGACTCTGTCACTGCCAGAATCTGGTGCCCTTGGTGTTAAAAATAGGGTTTAGAGGTATATACTAGTGTGCTACTGTCAAATGCGTGTTTTGTATGGTATAATGACTTTTGATTCGAAATGAGATAAATTATAAAGTTACTCATACAGTAAATTAGATTTATATcatgtttaaagaaattttgcctaTGAAGATATGAACTGACAatttttcttttccaattttcAGATTATTTGGTGCAAAATGTTCAAAGTGTCAAATGACTTTCACAAGAAACGACTTTGTGATGAGGGCGCGGGACAATATGTACCATATAGACTGTTTTCGTTGTGTAGCGTGCAGTAGACAACTTATTCCTGGAGATGAATTCGCTCTTAAAGAAGAAGAACTTTTTTGTAAGGCTGATCATGATGTCGTTGAGCGAgcttctacaaaagaaaatggaGCGGATGATATAAACATTAGAAACAATAAAAACACaactgaaaatttaaataatgacaacaacaataataacaaaaagGAAAATGGATTACATCAAAATTCAGGTAGGCATTTTTACAAACATCTGCTTAGTGTATATTCATATTGCTTTTAATTGAAGGAAGCTGATTATTGACCTATATTGTTAACTTATGCTTGCTGGTATATCGTTTGAACCCATGgggatatttttgttttcaaatctaAAATCTACATATTCAATAATGCTAATAATTGCTTGAAATCAATGCCCCAGTTCTGCGACCTATCTCGTATTGTAattttgtgcaaaaaaaaaaaaaacatgaatgaaaaaTATGCATCCAATTAAAGTGGAGTAAATTATTaggaaaagaaatttattttgcatttgaaaaCAGGAAATACTAAActtcttcataaaaaaaaccagCGAGGGCATTAATTATCTGAAATTTTCCTCGGTTCTGTTAACATGTTGAAATAATGATTATAATTTACTTATCTGATAAATCTGCGTGTTTTGATATTGGTAGGTTGGATTGTTTATACCATGTAATTATAAACAAGATCGAGAGAATTAGAAAACAGGATAAGACAAAACCTGGAAATCTTTAGAGTTCTTTCGTAACTATCATTTACAGTGCAGTTTTGCAGACAACCCTTCTTGTGATGAGCACGTTTTTATAAACAGTCGTCTACttccgtttactttttttgtttgtattttcacATATGCATGCACGTTTCCAGTTTCGTTGTTTGAATATATTATCAAATATTCACAATGACACTATCTTGGGTTTATACTATTTCGAATTATTGTACTCCATTTGGGGACCAAACTATTTGTTATTCTTGGAAGGAGGGGGCTGGAAATTTGCAGAAGATTGACCTCAACATGCAAGAAGagaaaataaatcaatcaaaaagCAGTTCAGTTATAATATCACGAGCCACAAATTTTACGATTTTGCCTGAAATTTACTGTAATGaatattatttaaattatatattcatacTAAATATGGATGATTGTTTCTAACTACAATTTAAATTGGAAGTGTGTACATCTTTCCTTGCCCTCCCATCATTTCATTAGCTCCTAGATTTTAGAATATGATATTAATCCCTTATTTTAATAGAGAATTAAACCAATTCCTTATTAAAAATTTCCAATATTAAAGTCGTGTATAGTAGTGTTGACTTAActgtttgtgtttatttttcgAATTACAAGTCCCTTCTCACGATATTTATCAATCATACTTGTTTATctaatcattttcaaattttgacatgaCGCTATCTTGTAAAGTCTTGccacaaaatcatttttttaccaATTATTGTTgtactgaagaaaaaaatatgtatattttttttgaaggAAACACTATtagataaaatttaatttttttatacaaattgtgACTGACGACTTCTGTTGATAATTATGCGACATTTAGTACATATCGTTTGACAGGTGCGAAACATTACTGTCCAAATAAATCGCTCTAACATCTTGTAAACGCGTATTAGAACCTTGTACAGAGACCGTGCCGACTATGTTCCATTCCAGTCGGCATTTTACTAATGACtctttattattatcattatctaTAATCGAATAATAATTAGTCCATGTTATGATAATTATCTTAACTTTTAAACTAGCAGCAATGTATACCGCCATCATTTGGTTTAAGACATAacgctttttgtaaattttagtcTATGCAGCGCACAATTATTTAGACATGTGTAATTAAAATTCAATCTTTCAGTTCAATATTTGCACATGAAATGTAAATAGAAGAAATCATATTAGCTTTTAAAATCCCACCAGTACAGAAtgattgattaaataaaaaagaacagaCCACACTAATTTTTTTACTCCTgttattttaaatataactttagttggaaatattaattattaaaaCCGTATTTTGATAAACATCTAAGACTGTGTGAGATCATTAAGcagaaaaattaaattatttttttcttgttataatTGTAACaagattaatttcttttctcatcaaACCTAATTAATTGACACGAGATATTCTCTTTATAGGACTGAAAATAATTATTTCTAGAAAAAGGTTAACATACAATTACTATTTCCTAGTAAATTAAATTTTCTAAACAAAAACGAAGGATATTTTCATGGCCATTCGTTTTACAAAATGAGTTTataattttgtcgtaaattttgtattaatttgAACGATTGATGCAACCCCATCTCAAGAATCAATTAACATCCATAATGGCCTCTCATcggaataaaattgatattagaACTGATTTTTATCAAATACTTCCTATAACAATTGCTTAGAATTGGTAATGACTATTAGTTTTTATCAATTggaaataaatatcaatataattattCAATTTCTTGGCTGTCTAATCAGAAAGACAATTAAAGCCTACAAATCAGGATTGCAATTCGAGTGCACCAGAATTCATTTTTCATGGTTGAAAGTTCTGTTTCAGTTCTAAACGGATTAATTTGTGGTTATGATGAGAgtttgtaaattattaaatacGGTGTTTAATTGTGTGATAAGCAAACACGAGACTCTACTCACATGAGAATACTGTGTATCCCTTTATAATTCATTGTAAAGTCAGCGACTAAAGTGATAAGTTTATGTTGAATAATAAATGAAGGAACGGAGAAGAGAAACTTGAAGAGAGAATAGATGCCATGTTTTGATGAGCTAAGGCAATTTATTGGAGTTGTTCGGTTTTTCTACATTTTAGATTATCTCAATAATCATCATAATCGGAAATAGTTTCTAAACGAACAAACATAGAACATTTAGaatatatttagaaaaaagaaaataaaataagtcaGTCTAGATTCCAACATTTAATTTTGATTGTCTATCatcaaatgtgttttttctttgATCGACAAGATTGTCAACTTTTCATTGAATTCGTGCTTTGCATTGCACTTTTTCATAAGTTAGGCAccaaaatataatattaaaataatgcagTGTTATATCACAATGGGGTTGGTGACATATatggaaattaataaaataacacACTACATAATACATCACAAAAATAATA
The window above is part of the Mytilus galloprovincialis chromosome 4, xbMytGall1.hap1.1, whole genome shotgun sequence genome. Proteins encoded here:
- the LOC143071237 gene encoding insulin gene enhancer protein ISL-1-like isoform X2; translation: MTADSQQPTLHPNKRRRVSMCVGCGSQIHDQFILRVAPDLEWHASCLKCVDCSQFLDESCTCFVRDGKTYCRSDYARLFGAKCSKCQMTFTRNDFVMRARDNMYHIDCFRCVACSRQLIPGDEFALKEEELFCKADHDVVERASTKENGADDINIRNNKNTTENLNNDNNNNNKKENGLHQNSGSRDHNSHSNSKNSESRRKTDQKPTRVRTVLNEKQLHTLRTCYNANPRPDALMKEQLVEMTNLSPRVIRVWFQNKRCKDKKRSILMKQMQQQQQDKNGGRLHGPLQGVPMVASSPVRHESPMQVNPVEVQSYQPPWQALSDFAMKNDMEQPPFQQLVSSFVYDVTHDDDDDDDHVVCYDQC